TTTCAGTTGACGCAGCTTTGCTTAAATTTTATAACTATTTAAAATGCAAGATGTTGCATAGTTGGATTTACTACATTTTACCACTCTTTATGGATGTGTTGTACCTTTTCCCAAAAGTTCATTGAACAAAAAGGGTATTTTGGGAAGGTTGGGTAGAGGATGGCAGCCATAGGCAATTCCAGTCATTCACTTAGCGATTTACCGTGGATTGCCTTAAAAACAAGGTAAAATGAGTACGAACATCCGCGTTAAAAAGATCTGCCAGCAGTGCAAACAGCCGTTTATTGCACAAAAAACTGTCACGAAATTTTGCTCTCTTAAGTGCGCCAGCCGCAATTATAAAAAGCGCCAGAAAGAGCAAAAGGTTACAAAAACGATTCTCGCAACCAATCAACAGGCAATGGAGCAGTCGCAGGCTGCCGCGTCTGCCGTTCAGCAAACGCCTGCAAAGGGCCGATTGCACATGGAGTGGCTCAGCGTTCATGATGTGTCACAACTGCTCGGTATCGCCGAAAGAACGCTTTTCAGGCAGATCAAAGATCCCGCCTTTCCAAAACTCAAAATCGGTAGAAGGCTGCTGTTTAGCAAACAGCAGGTCCTGGATTATTTCATCAGTAAAAGTGAAGGGCTATGAGGGGAACGTTAAGAAAAAAATTACTGAAATCCGGCAAATACAGTCTGTTTATTGACTATTTCCCACCGGTCTGGAACCCGGGAAAGCAAATTTACACACGGCGTGAGTTCCTGGGCCTGTATTTGTACAAAGATGCTGTTACATCTCTTGAAAAAAGGGAGAATAAGCTGTACTGTGTTGTAAGAAGGCTGACGATAAAAAACCAGGGCCTGCCAGTGGAAAGCCGTATTTATGTAAATACATCCTTCAAGCAAAATTATAAAAATAGAGGGAATCTAGGTAAATAAACATAGGAGATACTTCAACTTTTAATGGTGATGTTCACCCGATCTGTTTCTTCTATCTGTCTCTGTTACAGAAAAATTACTTTGTCGTAATGAATTCAAATTTTCATCATTCCCTGACACGTCGCCGGTTTATTAGAAACGGAACACTGGCCGGCGCCTGCCTGATGATGCCTGCCGGATGGACTGCTGCTGCTAATGACACGCTGGGTCTGATTGAAAAAGAAGCCACCGCATTACTGGAAGTCTGGGGCAGTACACTTCTACGATACCAGGTAAACCGGCCGGGGGATCCGGGATTGCACGGAGGATTGCTTTGTCCTGCTTGCGGAACGATTCACGGGCGAAGCGGGGATGCAATTTTCCCTCTACTGCTGCTAGCAAAAAAAACAAAAGATAAGCGATACAGCGAAGCCGCCTACCAGCTTTATGACTGGATGGAAGCGGCGGTCAGTACTCCGGACGGCGCCTGGCTGAATGAAGTGAATGTGTCGGACTGGAAAGGTACTACCGTATTTGCGGCTATTGCGTTGGCAGAAACCATCAGGCATTGTTCTGATATTATTGACCCCGTACGTTTAGCTTCCTGGAAAAAGCGGCTGGAAAAGGCAGGCAGTTATTTATATGATCAGTTCAATATTCTCACCGGTAATATCAATTACCCGGTGAGTTGTTGTTATGCGTTGCAATTGATTGGATCACTTTTGAATGAAAACCGGTTTCAGCAAAAAGCAGCCGCCCTTATAAAAGAATGTAAAAGATATTTTACACCCAATGACCAACTGCTTTTTGGAGAAGGAAGACCGGTACCTGAGGTTTCGCCGAAAGGCTGCTATTCCATTGATCTGGGTTATAACGTGGAAGAGTCGCTGCCGGCGCTTGTATTGTATGCAAAGATGACTGAAGATAGCGAACTGGCGAAACAGCTTGCCCGGTCCCTGGAGCAACACCTGGAGTTTATGCTGCCCGATGGCGGTTGGGACAACAGCTGGGGAACCCGTAATTTCAAATGGACCTACTGGGGCAGCCGGACCAGCGACGGTTGTGCACCTACCTATCTGTTTATGGCTGATGAAAATCCTTCTTTTCTTACAGCCTGCCTTCAGAACCTGAAGCTGATGAAAAGCTGTACCCATAGTGGATTACTTTATGGTGGGCCGCATAACTATACGCATCATATATTGCCCTGTATTCACCATACTTTTACCCATAGCAAGTCACTGGCTACCCTTCTGGCAAAGCCACAGTTATGGCCCGTGAAACGTTCCGGGACGCCGCTGGCGCGGCAAAAGCCCTACGGGATTAGGTATTTTAAAGATGTTGATACATGTTTGGTCTCTTTTGACCAATGGGTGGCAACACTCACGGCCTATGATCAGGAATATAATTTTACGGGAGGACATGCCACCGGTGGTGCACTCACTATGTTATGGCACCCGCTGTCTGGTCCGCTGCTCACTGCCAGTATGGGCCGGTATCAGATGGTGGAAGCCTTCAATATGCAAAGGGATGACGATCCGGATTCCATTTGCCTGACGCCACGGTTTGAGGTTTCCTCTAATGGAAAGACCTATTCCAATATTTATGATAAAACAGCAACGATCACTGCTGACTCAAACGCGAAGTATTGCCGGTTAAAGTCTGAGTCCGGTTTAACCGATGAGCTTCAGCAACCGCTGGTTGCAGCTTCGAAATCTCCGGTGGTTATTGAACACACATTCCGTAACAGCCAGGTTTTTATTGATGCAGCCTGCACACCGGCTGGTAACGACCATTCGCCCGTCTTTTTCCTGCCGCTTATCTGCCTGCCGGAAGACCAAGTGCGCTTTACTAGTGACAGCAAGGTGGAAATCCAAAAGAAGACCTGTATTATAAAGCTGGAGACTGATCAACTTTTTGAAAAAACAGATCCAACGGAAAGGCGGTTTAACCATGTCCCCGGCCTGATGGCGTTACCGCTACGCATTCACGCAAGAACGATTCATTTATCCCTGTCGATTCAAAAGTCATGAAATGTTTTTTAAATAGAAACCCTTTTGCTTATGTATTGCTACTAGGCCTGTTATCTTTGTCTAGCTATGCAGTCGCTCAGCAATTGTCCGAGACTAGCGACCGGTGGACGTTTGCGAACTTCGGATCCTTTTCAGAAGGAAAGATGAGCTGGACGAGAGACACAGCTACATTGCAAACCCGGAACACCCGGCATTGTTACTTTGAATCAGATAAATTCAGCTACTGCTGGCAGCCACAGGAATTTCCCTATGATGAATGCTCTCGTTCCTCTGTTGAAGTGACAATTACAACGCTTAATATGGGCACGGCGGGGATTATGATGCGGGCAGACACTTCAGCAGGAGCCGCTAATGTACACTTGGAGGTAAACACATCCGGAGAGGTGCTGTTATTCAGCCGGGCGGAAAAAGATCAGTCAACTTCTTATAAACGTTTGGGCAAACAATCGTTGCCGGTCACACTTCGGTTAACCCGTAATGGAAATGCATTCACGGGTGCATTCAAGAGTGCTGATGGCAAGAGGCAATGGCTGGATTCGGGCACCGTCTTTTCCAGGATCGGTGCTCACCAGCTAATTGGTTTTTATGGCTGCTCCGGCAGTGAGTCGGAAAGGCCTTCAGACGCGGCTGTCGGTCCATTGATGAGCGCCAGGTTCACAGACTGGCAGTCGGACTATACAGAAAATTTTATTTCCCCGGAACAGCATTTTAAGTATCCGGATGCGATCAGCAAGGAAATATTAGCCAGTGAAAATTTTGATGACGGCAGCCTTAGTAATCCTCCGGAACGACCTTTTAACCCGTTATGGAAAGGAATTGAATATGCCTATCTGCCCTATGACACAGCAGGAGGCAGATATTGGGCAAAAAGCGGGAGCGGCTTTTATACAATAGGCGACGATCAATGGGGTGACTATGAACTATCGCTGGCCTTTGCGGCACAGGAGAAGCATCAAAACTTCGGAAATCTTGAATTCAGGCTGCGCTACTGTACTTCGGTGTTATACCCGCAGATGGACCAGTATTTTTCGGTTGTCATAAAAGAGGGTAATCGTTTTTCTTTTGAAAAACATCGTGCCGGGAATATACAGCTAGTAAAATCTCTTCAGGTGGATGAACTGAATGACGGCCGCTTTCATCATCTGAAAGTGCAATTGCTGGACCAGAGCTACCAGGTCTTTATCGATGGCAGGTTACTGGCAGCAGGAAAAGATACCTTGCAGCCGATCACCATGGGAAAGGTCGCTTTTCAATTTCAAAACGCCGCTGTAAAACTTGATGATGTTATCGTGCGGTCGATACCAGATCCTGTTAACGGAGTGATGGACAATTTATTACAAAATTATTTTTCCAGACCTATACCGGAATATTTAAAAAAATATGGAATATCGCATTTACCTTCCCTGCGCTAAAAAGAGATCCCTTCGAATAGTATTGACAGCGTTTTTTATTTTAAGTCTTTTACAATTGCGGGCACAAACTTCCATAGGGAGCCTTCATGTATTCCATATTACCAATGCATACGCGCGACCCGGGGAGACAATATTAATTGTTGGTGCGGGGTTCGACAAATTGCTCAAGGCCAGCCTGGCCAGGATCCCTGAACAGCAACCTGATTTTTCCAATCCTCGGTTTGTGTACGCACCACAGCCGGACAGGTCAAATCAACAGGAAGATCGCGTAATTACAGAGTACCCGTCGCTGCAATTTTATCCTGCAACCATGTGGCAGGCAAATAATCAGTCGGTCAAAATTGTGGTTCCACAACGATTAAAGGCAGGGATATATTTATTGCGGCTCACGGACCAGGACGGTAAAAACTCTTTTTATTTGCTGAACCAGCCCCGGGTCCAGTGGATCATGACCAGAGAAGGCGCGTCTGTGGTCGCTGGAAGTATATTGAGATTACAGGGAAGAAACCTTGCCTGTAACCCGAAGAATGGCCGGGTTCTTTTAAAAAATAAGCAGCAGACCATTATGATTCCCGTGGATTCGGTCTATGATGCTTATTCGATCAGGTGTAGAGTGCCGGACGCGGTACCGCCCGGTCAGTATGAGTTGTATTATCATAATGGCAATGGAAATAATCTTGCCTGGAGCAAACCGCTTGTAGTACATGTAGAGAAAAGATCGGAACCCCGCTGGTTGCAGCATAGAATAAATGTAAAGGATTTCGGGGCTGTTGGAGACGGGCTACATGATGAAACGGCTGCCTTCCGGGATGCGCTGGACGCGATTGGGAAAAAAGGCGGCGGAACGCTCTTTGTACCGGATGGGCGCTATCAACTCACCGGGGAGTTGATCCTGGATCCCAATACCCTGATCGAAGGTGCATCTGCGGCCCGGACGCAGCTTTTCTGGAACCCGCTTAACTGGCCGGTCAACCAGATGCCCGTAAGCCTGATCAGCGGCACTCATGATTTTGGATTGAAAGATTTGAATATATGGGCGACGCGCGCCTGGGGCGTTATCTTGTCAACCGGGCCGGTGGAGGAACAGGGTAATATCCTGCTGGAAAATCTTATTGTGCGTCAATCCGGTGCCGTAAGCGGTGGTATGTATATGGTAAAGGCCAACCGGGACCAGATGGAAAAGGAATTCAACAGCCGCTGGAACCGGACCGGGCTGGTATTGCACGGACATCTGCAGATCCGCAACTGCGACTTTAATATCGCAGGTATGTACACTTTTTCCGATGCATCGGGATGGATCCGGAACAGTAAATTTACCCGCTTTGGAACCGGGATCAATCAGCCTTATATGGCGATCCATCCCAAAGGCTTGATCTTCGAAGATTGTTTTAAAACGGCTGATGGCTATGGTTATGCAGCTACAATAGATGAGAGTACCAACCTGTACGAGGCAAGAAATCACATACCCTACGATTATACCAACGACCGGGAATGTATGACACTCGACGGCGGCGGTGGCGCCTATACCGGAACCATTGCGGGCATCCGGTCACGGACCTGCTGGCTGCCACCGGAAGCAAAGACTACCAACTGGACACCGGATAAATGGAAAGGCGGCGGTGTCTTTATTCTTTCCGGTAAGGGTGCAGGTCAGTTTCGCAGAATTGCCGGTCATGGTAAGGATACGATCCTGCTGGATACTCCTTTCGAGATCAACCCGGACAGCAGTTCCATTATCAGCATCACTACG
The sequence above is a segment of the Niabella agricola genome. Coding sequences within it:
- a CDS encoding helix-turn-helix transcriptional regulator; this encodes MSTNIRVKKICQQCKQPFIAQKTVTKFCSLKCASRNYKKRQKEQKVTKTILATNQQAMEQSQAAASAVQQTPAKGRLHMEWLSVHDVSQLLGIAERTLFRQIKDPAFPKLKIGRRLLFSKQQVLDYFISKSEGL
- a CDS encoding LamG domain-containing protein: MSWTRDTATLQTRNTRHCYFESDKFSYCWQPQEFPYDECSRSSVEVTITTLNMGTAGIMMRADTSAGAANVHLEVNTSGEVLLFSRAEKDQSTSYKRLGKQSLPVTLRLTRNGNAFTGAFKSADGKRQWLDSGTVFSRIGAHQLIGFYGCSGSESERPSDAAVGPLMSARFTDWQSDYTENFISPEQHFKYPDAISKEILASENFDDGSLSNPPERPFNPLWKGIEYAYLPYDTAGGRYWAKSGSGFYTIGDDQWGDYELSLAFAAQEKHQNFGNLEFRLRYCTSVLYPQMDQYFSVVIKEGNRFSFEKHRAGNIQLVKSLQVDELNDGRFHHLKVQLLDQSYQVFIDGRLLAAGKDTLQPITMGKVAFQFQNAAVKLDDVIVRSIPDPVNGVMDNLLQNYFSRPIPEYLKKYGISHLPSLR
- a CDS encoding glycoside hydrolase family 55 protein, translating into MEYRIYLPCAKKRSLRIVLTAFFILSLLQLRAQTSIGSLHVFHITNAYARPGETILIVGAGFDKLLKASLARIPEQQPDFSNPRFVYAPQPDRSNQQEDRVITEYPSLQFYPATMWQANNQSVKIVVPQRLKAGIYLLRLTDQDGKNSFYLLNQPRVQWIMTREGASVVAGSILRLQGRNLACNPKNGRVLLKNKQQTIMIPVDSVYDAYSIRCRVPDAVPPGQYELYYHNGNGNNLAWSKPLVVHVEKRSEPRWLQHRINVKDFGAVGDGLHDETAAFRDALDAIGKKGGGTLFVPDGRYQLTGELILDPNTLIEGASAARTQLFWNPLNWPVNQMPVSLISGTHDFGLKDLNIWATRAWGVILSTGPVEEQGNILLENLIVRQSGAVSGGMYMVKANRDQMEKEFNSRWNRTGLVLHGHLQIRNCDFNIAGMYTFSDASGWIRNSKFTRFGTGINQPYMAIHPKGLIFEDCFKTADGYGYAATIDESTNLYEARNHIPYDYTNDRECMTLDGGGGAYTGTIAGIRSRTCWLPPEAKTTNWTPDKWKGGGVFILSGKGAGQFRRIAGHGKDTILLDTPFEINPDSSSIISITTVRTNLYFINNRVEDAGAYQFYGSAQDCVIDGLEMKRSGGIVSRGSSLYGGRQPNWYIEVLNCRLTEGNYSHWYGIDDRGHSGYQKIEVIGTGGPGMNRGTLVRGNQLDDFSYITTAPGRDPESIVDLVIEGNHFKKAKMAIEMGGDGISTKHALIHNNIYKSVEKRLHTHSNTLLKSVLVTETAEPGKKNENTSP